The Doryrhamphus excisus isolate RoL2022-K1 chromosome 1, RoL_Dexc_1.0, whole genome shotgun sequence genome includes a window with the following:
- the si:ch211-241j12.4 gene encoding uncharacterized protein si:ch211-241j12.4 isoform X2, producing the protein MKMRRQLTDTQDSRQDYVPEPLLPADHVLYSGAIIFPGAFDLHGRPLFVFPVDGHARLPELSKAEVVDFIKYFHCLYKKQHHSDTLVSVVADLSDACLFTVKLIADILLLLENAKRTIHTVYMVRPQRKEVLKLLQEILLPKTRCTSFKIVLLNEERDLCDHIDQSQLPTWLGGFLIYCHQSWVPFIKEIDAFVQEFTSVVKRMPSCIASMRALCGLPLPTAVRDLHQFCSFNEAKFHQLRSEVEFSGPSDPGIPSKQSNTWRDQPKTQPCNWTVGSQVSLDDPQLGSICRVLSSTFTDGRDQSCCSTDRIPSLLWDSYDLHQESINSGINVTIKDFRMKEHKVLEMETDQASEILEVGDNVLAQEIMLEVWDNEKHFGLMSSTRLLEDAVVGLEDAEDRVDHAELLNLSSSQLSGSGVESKASICGCCPEATVVAEAGFHRPNLTTEPRVVRVKLDLMVQDKVKGHGTGYRNEKQGRAIEGFQIEAEKGVEINLDPECKQKITLAKSHWRETDSSQTVWDTLSAGLCRRPWGSHSAAVLEHAGRTEIAQTDSSMGRKTGMQNMDQSPDCHLASEGMIVCFYTENAGMDQERCFPRLQTRPDCAFDPGGQSLSANLGKHDSPHPCEVISSPPSPVAKSLLALQRNSLVSLSEDNPGHGLGENGRVWLECISSDMSRKDDTSVGPLQKKECCMATSAQMETWRNMERTWCMALTKDVLSQCGLSNCWVVTVITEHFRTSAILLKPAVIGLYSHEENEDFPVDLHHCSVGQGLLSGRDVVPLGVSCRNSVETRLPQLCTNQSGRMKSWELTFCRKCF; encoded by the exons atgaaaatgaggcGACAACTAACAG ACACACAGGATTCAAGACAGGATTATGTTCCTGAACCATTGCTGCCTGCGGACCATGTGCTGTACTCTGGAGCTATTATTTTCCCAG GTGCTTTTGACCTTCATGGCCGACCCTTGTTTGTGTTCCCGGTGGATGGGCATGCAAGACTGCCTGAACTCAGCAAAGCAGAAGTGGTGGATTTCATCAAATACTTCCATTGTCTTTACAA GAAGCAGCATCATAGCGACACTTTGGTGTCGGTGGTGGCTGACCTTAGTGATGCTTGCCTTTTCACAGTCAAGTTAATTGCGGATATTTTGCTTCTGCTCGAG AATGCCAAGAGGACCATCCACACTGTTTATATGGTTCGACCCCAAAGGAAGGAGGTTTTGAAGTTGTTGCAGGAAATCTTGCTTCCAAAGACTCGCTGTACTTCTTTTAAG ATTGTCCTCTTGAATGAGGAACGTGATCTTTGTGACCATATTGACCAAAGCCAGCTACCAACATGGTTGGGAGGCTTCCTTATTTATTGCCATCAGAGCTGGGTTCCTTTCATTAAG GAGATTGACGCTTTTGTCCAGGAGTTTACTTCTGTGGTGAAGAGGATGCCATCATGCATTGCAAGCATGCGGGCCCTGTGCGGTTTACCCTTGCCCACCGCCGTCAGAGACCTGCATCAGTTCTGCTCTTTCAATGAAGCCAAATTCCATCAGCTCAGAAG CGAGGTGGAGTTTAGTGGTCCCTCAGACCCAGGCATTCCCAGCAAGCAGTCCAACACGTGGAGAGACCAGCCCAAGACACAACCTTGCAATTGGACTGTTGGTTCACAAGTCAGCTTGGATGATCCTCAACTTGGTTCTATTTGTAGAGTTCTTTCCAGCACCTTTACGGATGGAAGAGATCAGTCCTGTTGTTCCACAGACAGAATCCCTAGTCTTCTCTGGGATTCTTATGACCTACACCAGGAATCCATCAATAG TGGGATCAATGTTACCATAAAGGACTTCCGTATGAAAGAGCATAAAGTATTGGAGATGGAGACGGACCAAGCTTCTGAAATATTGGAA GTGGGAGACAACGTTCTTGCTCAGGAGATCATGTTGGAAGTATGGGACAATGAAAAGCATTTTGGTTTG ATGTCGTCCACTCGCTTGCTTGAAGATGCTGTTGTTGGTCTAGAAGATGCTGAAGACCGTGTGGACCATGCAGAACTCCTGAACTTGAGCAGTTCCCAATTATCTGGTTCAGGAGTTGAATCTAAAGCTTCCATATGCGGGTGTTGTCCTGAAGCCACAGTGGTGGCAGAAGCTGGCTTTCACAGGCCCAACCTGACGACCGAGCCGAGGGTTGTCCGAGTCAAGCTTGACCTGATGGTGCAagacaaggtcaaaggtcatggaACTGGATACCGCAATGAAAAACAGGGACGAGCCATTGAGGGTTTCCAGATAGAAGCGGAGAAAGGTGTGGAGATCAATTTAGACCCTGAATGTAAACAGAAGATCACTCTTGCTAAAAGTCATTGGAGGGAAACGGATTCAAGTCAAACGGTTTGGGACACGCTTTCAGCAGGTCTTTGTCGCAGACCCTGGGGGTCACATTCTGCTGCAGTTCTGGAACATGCTGGCAGGACTGAAATTGCTCAAACTGATTCAAGTATGGGAAGAAAGACCGGGATGCAAAATATGGACCAAAGCCCTGACTGCCATCTGGCTTCCGAAGGGATGATAGTCTGTTTCTACACTGAGAATGCTGGTATGGATCAAGAACGATGTTTCCCAAGGCTTCAAACAAGACCCGATTGTGCATTTGACCCAGGCGGGCAGTCATTGAGCGCCAATCTTGGCAAACATGACAGTCCTCATCCCTGTGAGGTGATCAGTTCACCTCCATCCCCAGTTGCTAAGAGTCTTTTGGCGCTACAAAGAAACTCTTTGGTGTCCCTGTCTGAAGATAATCCTGGCCACGGTCTCGGAGAGAATGGAAGAGTGTGGTTAGAATGCATCTCTTCTGACATGAGCCGTAAAGATGACACGTCAGTGGGACCTTTGCAG AAAAAGGAGTGTTGCATGGCCACTTCTGCACAAATGGAAACATGGAGGAACATGGAGAGAACCTGGTGCATGGCTCTCACCAAGGATGTCCTGTCTCAGTGTGGGTTGTCCAACTGCTGGGTTGTCACCGTGATCACAGAACATTTCAG GACCAGTGCGATCCTGCTTAAGCCTGCAGTGATTGGACTGTACTCTCATGAGGAAAATGAGGATTTTCCTGTTGACCTGCACCATTGCTCTGTGGGACAAGGTCTACTTTCAG GTAGGGACGTCGTGCCTCTGGGTGTGTCTTGCAGAAATAGTGTGGAAACTAGACTGCCTCAGCTCTGCACGAATCAGTCAGGAAGAATGAAGAGTTGGGAACTGACTTTCTGCAGAAAATGTTTTTAG
- the si:ch211-241j12.4 gene encoding uncharacterized protein si:ch211-241j12.4 isoform X1, whose translation MKMRRQLTDTQDSRQDYVPEPLLPADHVLYSGAIIFPGAFDLHGRPLFVFPVDGHARLPELSKAEVVDFIKYFHCLYKKQHHSDTLVSVVADLSDACLFTVKLIADILLLLENAKRTIHTVYMVRPQRKEVLKLLQEILLPKTRCTSFKIVLLNEERDLCDHIDQSQLPTWLGGFLIYCHQSWVPFIKEIDAFVQEFTSVVKRMPSCIASMRALCGLPLPTAVRDLHQFCSFNEAKFHQLRSSEVEFSGPSDPGIPSKQSNTWRDQPKTQPCNWTVGSQVSLDDPQLGSICRVLSSTFTDGRDQSCCSTDRIPSLLWDSYDLHQESINSGINVTIKDFRMKEHKVLEMETDQASEILEVGDNVLAQEIMLEVWDNEKHFGLMSSTRLLEDAVVGLEDAEDRVDHAELLNLSSSQLSGSGVESKASICGCCPEATVVAEAGFHRPNLTTEPRVVRVKLDLMVQDKVKGHGTGYRNEKQGRAIEGFQIEAEKGVEINLDPECKQKITLAKSHWRETDSSQTVWDTLSAGLCRRPWGSHSAAVLEHAGRTEIAQTDSSMGRKTGMQNMDQSPDCHLASEGMIVCFYTENAGMDQERCFPRLQTRPDCAFDPGGQSLSANLGKHDSPHPCEVISSPPSPVAKSLLALQRNSLVSLSEDNPGHGLGENGRVWLECISSDMSRKDDTSVGPLQKKECCMATSAQMETWRNMERTWCMALTKDVLSQCGLSNCWVVTVITEHFRTSAILLKPAVIGLYSHEENEDFPVDLHHCSVGQGLLSGRDVVPLGVSCRNSVETRLPQLCTNQSGRMKSWELTFCRKCF comes from the exons atgaaaatgaggcGACAACTAACAG ACACACAGGATTCAAGACAGGATTATGTTCCTGAACCATTGCTGCCTGCGGACCATGTGCTGTACTCTGGAGCTATTATTTTCCCAG GTGCTTTTGACCTTCATGGCCGACCCTTGTTTGTGTTCCCGGTGGATGGGCATGCAAGACTGCCTGAACTCAGCAAAGCAGAAGTGGTGGATTTCATCAAATACTTCCATTGTCTTTACAA GAAGCAGCATCATAGCGACACTTTGGTGTCGGTGGTGGCTGACCTTAGTGATGCTTGCCTTTTCACAGTCAAGTTAATTGCGGATATTTTGCTTCTGCTCGAG AATGCCAAGAGGACCATCCACACTGTTTATATGGTTCGACCCCAAAGGAAGGAGGTTTTGAAGTTGTTGCAGGAAATCTTGCTTCCAAAGACTCGCTGTACTTCTTTTAAG ATTGTCCTCTTGAATGAGGAACGTGATCTTTGTGACCATATTGACCAAAGCCAGCTACCAACATGGTTGGGAGGCTTCCTTATTTATTGCCATCAGAGCTGGGTTCCTTTCATTAAG GAGATTGACGCTTTTGTCCAGGAGTTTACTTCTGTGGTGAAGAGGATGCCATCATGCATTGCAAGCATGCGGGCCCTGTGCGGTTTACCCTTGCCCACCGCCGTCAGAGACCTGCATCAGTTCTGCTCTTTCAATGAAGCCAAATTCCATCAGCTCAGAAG CAGCGAGGTGGAGTTTAGTGGTCCCTCAGACCCAGGCATTCCCAGCAAGCAGTCCAACACGTGGAGAGACCAGCCCAAGACACAACCTTGCAATTGGACTGTTGGTTCACAAGTCAGCTTGGATGATCCTCAACTTGGTTCTATTTGTAGAGTTCTTTCCAGCACCTTTACGGATGGAAGAGATCAGTCCTGTTGTTCCACAGACAGAATCCCTAGTCTTCTCTGGGATTCTTATGACCTACACCAGGAATCCATCAATAG TGGGATCAATGTTACCATAAAGGACTTCCGTATGAAAGAGCATAAAGTATTGGAGATGGAGACGGACCAAGCTTCTGAAATATTGGAA GTGGGAGACAACGTTCTTGCTCAGGAGATCATGTTGGAAGTATGGGACAATGAAAAGCATTTTGGTTTG ATGTCGTCCACTCGCTTGCTTGAAGATGCTGTTGTTGGTCTAGAAGATGCTGAAGACCGTGTGGACCATGCAGAACTCCTGAACTTGAGCAGTTCCCAATTATCTGGTTCAGGAGTTGAATCTAAAGCTTCCATATGCGGGTGTTGTCCTGAAGCCACAGTGGTGGCAGAAGCTGGCTTTCACAGGCCCAACCTGACGACCGAGCCGAGGGTTGTCCGAGTCAAGCTTGACCTGATGGTGCAagacaaggtcaaaggtcatggaACTGGATACCGCAATGAAAAACAGGGACGAGCCATTGAGGGTTTCCAGATAGAAGCGGAGAAAGGTGTGGAGATCAATTTAGACCCTGAATGTAAACAGAAGATCACTCTTGCTAAAAGTCATTGGAGGGAAACGGATTCAAGTCAAACGGTTTGGGACACGCTTTCAGCAGGTCTTTGTCGCAGACCCTGGGGGTCACATTCTGCTGCAGTTCTGGAACATGCTGGCAGGACTGAAATTGCTCAAACTGATTCAAGTATGGGAAGAAAGACCGGGATGCAAAATATGGACCAAAGCCCTGACTGCCATCTGGCTTCCGAAGGGATGATAGTCTGTTTCTACACTGAGAATGCTGGTATGGATCAAGAACGATGTTTCCCAAGGCTTCAAACAAGACCCGATTGTGCATTTGACCCAGGCGGGCAGTCATTGAGCGCCAATCTTGGCAAACATGACAGTCCTCATCCCTGTGAGGTGATCAGTTCACCTCCATCCCCAGTTGCTAAGAGTCTTTTGGCGCTACAAAGAAACTCTTTGGTGTCCCTGTCTGAAGATAATCCTGGCCACGGTCTCGGAGAGAATGGAAGAGTGTGGTTAGAATGCATCTCTTCTGACATGAGCCGTAAAGATGACACGTCAGTGGGACCTTTGCAG AAAAAGGAGTGTTGCATGGCCACTTCTGCACAAATGGAAACATGGAGGAACATGGAGAGAACCTGGTGCATGGCTCTCACCAAGGATGTCCTGTCTCAGTGTGGGTTGTCCAACTGCTGGGTTGTCACCGTGATCACAGAACATTTCAG GACCAGTGCGATCCTGCTTAAGCCTGCAGTGATTGGACTGTACTCTCATGAGGAAAATGAGGATTTTCCTGTTGACCTGCACCATTGCTCTGTGGGACAAGGTCTACTTTCAG GTAGGGACGTCGTGCCTCTGGGTGTGTCTTGCAGAAATAGTGTGGAAACTAGACTGCCTCAGCTCTGCACGAATCAGTCAGGAAGAATGAAGAGTTGGGAACTGACTTTCTGCAGAAAATGTTTTTAG
- the rad51 gene encoding DNA repair protein RAD51 homolog 1: MAMRCENRVEAELDAEENFGPQPLSRLERCGIASSDIKKLEDAGFHTIEAVAYAPKKELLNIKGISDAKADKIITEAAKLVPMGFTTATEFHQRRAEIIQISTGSKELDKLLQGGIETGSITEMFGEFRTGKTQLCHTLAVTCQLPIDQGGGEGKAMYIDTEGTFRPERLLAVAERYGLVGSDVLDNVAYARAFNTDHQTQLLYQASAMMADSRYALLIVDSATALYRTDYSGRGELSARQGHLGRFLRMLLRLADEFGVAVVITNQVVAQVDGAAMFSADPKKPIGGNILAHASTTRLYLRKGRGETRICKIYDSPCLPEAEAMFAINADGVGDAKD; encoded by the exons ATGGCAATGAGATGTGAGAACAGGGTGGAGGCAGAGTTAGACGCGGAAGAAAACTTTGGACCACAGCCCCTGTCCAGACTAGAG CGATGTGGAATAGCATCCTCTGACATCAAGAAACTGGAGGATGCCGGCTTCCACACCATTGAGGCGGTGGCGTACGCCCCAAAGAAGGAGCTGCTTAACATTAAAGGCATCAGTGATGCCAAAGCTGATAAGATTATA ACTGAGGCTGCCAAGCTTGTGCCGATGGGCTTTACCACAGCTACTGAGTTCCACCAAAGGAGAGCCGAAATCATTCAAATCTCCACAGGTTCGAAGGAACTGGACAAACTCCTACAGG GTGGGATTGAGACCGGCTCCATCACTGAGATGTTTGGAGAGTTTCGGACAGGGAAGACCCAGCTGTGTCACACACTCGCTGTTACATGTCAG CTGCCCATCGATCAGGGGGGAGGAGAAGGTAAGGCCATGTACATCGACACTGAGGGAACTTTCAGACCAGAGAGACTCCTGGCTGTTGCGGAAAG GTACGGCCTGGTGGGCAGTGATGTTCTGGACAATGTGGCGTATGCTCGTGCATTCAACACAGATCATCAGACACAACTCCTGTATCAAGCTTCCGCCATGATGGCTGATTCCAG ATACGCTTTGCTGATAGTAGACAGCGCGACAGCTCTGTACAGGACAGACTACTCGGGCCGAGGTGAGCTGTCAGCCAGACAAGGACACTTGGGACGCTTCCTTCGCATGTTGCTCAGGCTGGCGGACGAG TTTGGTGTGGCAGTGGTTATAACCAACCAAGTGGTGGCACAAGTCGACGGGGCCGCCATGTTCTCTGCTGATCCAAAGAAGCCAATTGGAGGCAACATTCTGGCTCATGCGTCCACAACACG gcTGTATCTTCGAAAAGGCAGAGGAGAAACGAGGATCTGTAAAATCTATGACTCACCTTGCCTGCCGGAGGCGGAAGCCATGTTTGCCATCAATGCCGACGGTGTGGGAGATGCTAAAGATTGA
- the smim8 gene encoding small integral membrane protein 8, whose protein sequence is MPSLPEIVEKRRKWKRFSSQTGKCTDMSPKEVSKGTETAAENHHRTPGLRGAQTTTLFRVVNPELFIKPNKPVMAFGLVTISLCVAYLGYLHAMKDDQQLYEAIDSDGEKLMRRKTSKWE, encoded by the exons ATGCCGAGTCTGCCGGAAATTGTAGAAAAAAGGCGGAAGTGGAAGCGCTTTTCGAGCCAAACAGGCAAGTGTACTGACATGTCACCTAAGGAGGTCAGTAAGGGAACGGAGACTGCCGCAGAAAACCACCACAGGACCCCCGGTTTGAGGGGTGCTCAGACCACCACACTCTTCCGCGTTGTCAACCCAGAACTCTTCATAAAGCCT AATAAACCAGTGATGGCCTTTGGACTGGTTACCATCAGCTTGTGTGTTGCATATCTGGGCTATTTGCATGCAATGAAAGATGACCAGCAGCTTTACGAAGCCATCGACAGCGATGGAGAGAAACTGATGAGGAGGAAGACTTCCAAGTGGGAGTGA
- the pcare2 gene encoding uncharacterized protein pcare2: MGCSPSKGKLFSKEQQSVLQNDMENSQKPADPATAEDDQSCSKTDNEENEASKEGNNEKEDLCSEVILDAKEEEPTEDEDETEVLPEAVEDLPPSDEKNNETKDPPVEKPRKNSVSQARFEFPPHMVRAHQAAYAFLTPNISKYELLLGLLDQAAQTQLSLKPMMSALALRFEEINQALEEMAEEGELMLKEHGDYLTSALISQCGIPAPHIAHHPSEPPLDLLQQLLQHSTEKMKLVGGSVQALGDSTLEEAVECSSSLSKLLVEKLQVKQEMEKRLSQVLVQVERAAVRKFSPEDTALHSEDSGIGGENESLTGSERRHRGSAGSGGSGMNLCSALVGQDEDDVEDDGDKEDMLGRKRSNSCPPDPTQTLLFMCAENTKPEPVSMVTELERRENWDQPMTKTATTEAKKDLVGTRSTFPFGMRRHSTCGLQSFQKDSWKSAKSADSLPITAPRPPKRNSVRKLISTFSQGAEGRPGRSLVHAAPLIRRPKKHGGIVSSDVANTDDQGLMRWSEGKEDLDLETLPPPPPEVLLDNSFQSNQNGPHEASDLHFPPINQNPGVPHRLRACVQNLDVLPNRSSLRPRFRMQDVVQQPDTNLRPELGKGTTAGNFIKGALHQPRTVRRFESNVLHESETSASSLPWTAPPVSRVRLQPPCQSLHRSHPIGTPVNRPVSPTSVNSEHIGPSVSFHAARSVFCQSGSEPPLEVQCFPSHGRRSPKVQLLAESRTVTGNQNNQVKPSPRKC, encoded by the coding sequence CCGAAGTGATCCTGGATGCCAAGGAAGAAGAACCCACCGAGGATGAGGATGAAACAGAGGTGTTACCTGAAGCTGTCGAAGACCTACCACCAAGTGATGAGAAAAACAACGAGACAAAAGACCCGCCGGTGGAAAAGCCGCGGAAAAACTCAGTTAGCCAAGCAAGGTTTGAATTCCCACCTCACATGGTGAGAGCTCACCAAGCGGCCTATGCCTTCCTCACCCCAAATATCTCCAAGTACGAGCTTCTACTGGGTCTTCTGGACCAGGCCGCCCAGACACAACTGTCCCTCAAACCCATGATGTCTGCTTTGGCTCTGCGTTTTGAGGAGATCAACCAAGCCCTGgaggagatggccgaggaaggGGAGCTGATGCTAAAAGAGCACGGTGACTATTTAACCTCCGCGTTAATCAGTCAATGCGGAATCCCTGCTCCGCATATTGCGCACCACCCCTCGGAGCCTCCTTTGGATCTGTTACAGCAGCTCCTCCAGCATTCCACAGAGAAGATGAAGCTGGTGGGCGGCTCGGTACAAGCGCTGGGTGACAGCACTCTTGAAGAAGCCGTGGAGTGTTCTTCGTCTCTGTCCAAACTGTTGGTGGAGAAACTGCAAGTCAAGCAGGAGATGGAGAAGAGACTGAGCCAGGTGTTGGTACAAGTGGAACGGGCCGCCGTGAGGAAGTTCTCCCCTGAGGATACGGCTCTTCACAGCGAGGATAGCGGTATCGGCGGAGAGAATGAAAGTTTGACGGGCTCTGAGAGGCGTCACCGTGGGAGTGCAGGTTCTGGAGGTTCTGGAATGAACCTGTGCAGTGCTCTGGTAGGCCAGGATGAGGATGATGTCGAGGACGACGGAGATAAGGAGGATATGCTTGGAAGAAAAAGATCCAACTCGTGTCCTCCTGATCCCACCCAAACTCTTTTGTTCATGTGTGCGGAGAACACCAAACCAGAACCAGTTTCCATGGTGACTGAACTAGAAAGGAGAGAGAACTGGGACCAGCCGATGACAAAAACGGCAACAACGGAAGCTAAAAAAGACTTAGTGGGAACACGTAGTACTTTTCCATTCGGAATGAGACGTCACTCAACATGTGGTCTACAGAGTTTTCAAAAAGACTCTTGGAAGTCGGCTAAATCGGCGGATTCCTTACCGATAACAGCCCCCCGGCCACCCAAGCGCAACTCGGTTAGAAAGCTCATCAGTACATTTAGTCAAGGGGCGGAAGGAAGACCAGGCCGGAGTCTTGTTCATGCCGCACCGCTGATCCGAAGACCAAAGAAACACGGCGGCATTGTTTCATCTGACGTTGCGAACACAGACGATCAGGGTTTGATGAGGTGGTCTGAAGGCAAAGAGGATCTTGACTTAGAAACCCTTCCCCCACCGCCTCCGGAAGTGCTATTGGATAATTCTTTTCAAAGTAACCAAAATGGACCCCATGAAGCCTCAGACCTGCATTTTCCTCCCATTAACCAAAATCCTGGAGTTCCCCACCGCTTGAGGGCATGTGTTCAGAATCTAGACGTGTTACCGAACCGATCGAGCTTAAGACCGAGATTTAGAATGCAGGATGTAGTACAACAACCAGATACTAATCTCAGACCAGAACTAGGAAAGGGTACTACCGCAGGTAATTTTATCAAAGGCGCTTTACACCAACCAAGAACCGTCCGAAGGTTTGAAAGCAACGTCCTTCATGAGAGTGAGACATCCGCATCCAGTCTGCCATGGACAGCGCCGCCTGTTTCCAGAGTCCGCCTACAACCCCCTTGCCAGTCGCTACACAGAAGCCATCCTATCGGAACACCCGTCAATCGACCAGTTTCTCCAACAAGCGTCAACTCTGAGCACATTGGCCCATCGGTCTCATTTCATGCTGCTCGTTCAGTCTTCTGTCAAAGTGGTTCTGAACCACCTCTGGAAGTCCAGTGCTTCCCTAGCCATGGACGGAGGTCTCCCAAGGTACAACTCCTAGCAGAGTCAAGAACTGTTACAGGAAACCAGAACAACCAAGTAAAGCCATCACCCAGGAAATGCTGA